A genomic window from Triplophysa dalaica isolate WHDGS20190420 chromosome 24, ASM1584641v1, whole genome shotgun sequence includes:
- the samm50 gene encoding sorting and assembly machinery component 50 homolog A encodes MGTVHARSMDPLPMQGPELGVQADDMDLGEPDREEKQEVIENKDVVVQRVHIDGLGRTKEDILTYEIADVFRAKSLIDVMKKSHEARQKLLRMGIFRQVEVVIDTAEGADAVPNGLDVTFEVKEMRRMTGSYNTMVGNNEGSMVLGLKLPNVFGRAEKMTFQFSYGTKETSYGLSFFKPQPGHFERNFSLNLYKVTGQFPWSSVRETDKGISTEISFPIWRTNHTLKWEGVWRELGCLARTASFAVREESGHSLKSSLSHAMVIDTRNSSILPRKGALLKINQELAGYSGGDVTFLKEDFEIQLNKTLFWDSVLSTSLWGGMLLPLGDKPSSIADRFYLGGPTSVRGFSMYSIGPQSEGDYLGGEAYWAGGLHLYTPLPFRPGRGGFGDLFRTHFFLNAGNLCNLNYGEGPRAHLSKLAECIRWSYGAGIVLRLGNIARLELNYCIPMGVQSGDRICDGVQFGAGIRFL; translated from the exons ATGGGCACTGTGCATGCCAGG AGTATGGACCCTCTGCCTATGCAAGGACCTGAACTGGGAGTTCAGGCGGATGACATGGACCTAGGAGAACCAGATCGTGAGGAGAAACAGGAAGTTAttgaaaataaagat GTCGTAGTACAGCGAGTTCACATTGATGGCCTTGGAAGAAcaaaggaagacattttaaCGTACGAAATTGCAGATGTTTTTCGAGCCAAAAGCCTGATTGAT GTAATGAAAAAGTCCCATGAGGCCAGACAGAAGCTTCTGCGTATGGGAATATTCAGACAAGTTGAAGTTGTCATAGACACAGCTGAAG GTGCTGATGCGGTGCCTAATGGACTGGACGTGACGTTTGAGGTGAAGGAGATGAGAAGAATGACAGGAAGTTACAACACCATGGTTGGGAACAACGAGGGAAGCATG GTGCTGGGTCTGAAATTGCCCAATGTTTTTGGTCGGGCAGAAAAGATGACCTTCCAGTTCTCTTACGGCACGAAGGAAACATCATACGGCCTGTCATTCTTCAAGCCACAACCCGGACACTTTGAACggaa CTTCTCCCTTAACTTGTATAAAGTCACGGGACAGTTCCCATGGAGCTCGGTCAGAGAGACTGACAAAGGAATCTCAACAGAAATCAGC TTCCCTATCTGGAGGACAAACCACACCCTGAAGTGGGAGGGTGTTTGGAGAGAATTGGGTTGTTTGGCCCGTACTGCATCCTTTGCTGTCAGGGAGGAAAGTGGCCATTCTCTGAAGTCCTCTCTTTCT CATGCAATGGTCATTGACACACGCAATTCTTCCATCCTTCCGAGGAAAGGTGCCTTACTAAAGATCAATCAG GAACTGGCAGGTTACTCTGGGGGAGATGTCACTTTCTTGAAGGAAGACTTTGAGATTCAACTCAACAAGACACTCTTCTGGGACTCG GTGCTCTCTACCTCACTGTGGGGTGGTATGCTGCTGCCCCTTGGAGACAAGCCCTCCAGTATTGCTGATAG GTTTTATTTGGGTGGTCCCACTAGTGTGAGGGGCTTCAGTATGTACAGCATTGGTCCTCAGAGTGAAG GTGATTACCTTGGTGGGGAAGCATATTGGGCTGGAGGGCTTCATCTGTACACCCCTCTCCCATTCAGACCAGGCAGAGGCGGCTTTGGAGACCTCTTCAGGACGCATTTCTTCCTTAACGCCGGGAATTTGTGCAACCTTAACTATG GGGAAGGGCCCAGAGCACACCTGAGCAAACTGGCTGAGTGTATTCGCTGGTCGTATGGAGCGGGTATTGTGTTGCGTCTGGGGAACATTGCTCGACTGGAGCTCAACTATTGCATTCCCATGGGCGTCCAGAGTGGAGACAG GATATGTGATGGTGTGCAGTTTGGGGCTGGAATCCGTTTCCTGTAa
- the efcab6 gene encoding EF-hand calcium-binding domain-containing protein 6, which yields MRPSSAVEGWACKVHSGRSAQARTSSAHMDLRPITQGLEIIPRAKSASRTITRDFSRRNSLKSDSASSVQSVADENLSLVDIEDLLSERVKDKKDDLKAAFEAFDQEGNKIVTKGEFRRVIEGFLVPLTESQFEGLLAKLEIRANRTIPYMEFLGKYCKVSSAMNRIPYMSTCYRNLSLGDLQCHLKEKIGGNLKNITRAFRLFDYNCDGQIQQHELRKVLEGYCFPMSQQEFHRLWSYYSPNNADTISYKEFLEKLGVDCENYTKIAPDSIKLALNWDAVSLATRPKSKTSLRPFSGKPKDTLDEIQTKFLSKMKKNHNLVEKALQAFDLTDSGLVSLEDLRSIFSNFFFPMDDSTFSGLLNRFGVSTTEPLKWRRFLGLFKDDKQTIATQKDSTAETVNVHSVEAILPRLHQQILDKELCLMETFLNVDKNRTGFISRDELRWALENISINVTDDQFQVLADHMDAEHVDVINYQQFLDFLHQQRPNMHTTKPNEKSSAPINTSTPTQNTVEEILKEKLAENCNMLIESIAIVTQNQSDIIPPEELRRLIQEYGVPLSEHHFRRLCEPCLEAGGVNYKLFLKNLGIPECRADSINMSLCKVESENQAHKAQIFNMKTQAVQDVVLRKLKDRLQRRGLTLQDCLMSTRKNSAAVLSLRDFCKILDDCGIFLEGPQFQMLIESLGFNCGQISVADFVTSYEETTSDKNEEPDRQIEVEEVTNILSAEDCFSQLNKKIKEYHGDVLTAFRLMDNNRDGVVNRNDFRALFDSLMFVTKQSEYQRLLDLLGLTPGATLNYAEFCDKVQSGGKMRLHQHNILRDGWLGNACDQVHDHLAAIAHKGSVEFLKLFSHPGEDGERLTTRNDLKQLLFKYCLPITPDEFDKLWSRYDEEGKGFLTQEEFLRKLKVKPEEDCQSDTHEQSTNKVVSMTTPDPEVNLQNLRKWIRSDLEKVSDSLVVLDKNRDGHVTIRDLLSLLQRHGFQLKETELKDLLNLLGFDVHHKTLPYLDFLKRVTGFPFSNETEDQFFPERVENVEELSPEKTIQRVKEVVTASSDILYKAFAAFDKTRDGMLPQVEFRQVLNHFCVRLSDMQFRKLLCKLGLSEGEEILVDWREFLEVFNLHKQETADEWLKKIQKMRFPNQTRPLLINDVLRRIQEVVSARLQTITGEMMDLDYANINTISKKDFKSICDHHFMRLTDDQFQNLWKVLPVNNFGNLEYREFLKKFSGEQKHIEKAGRSLPGSARPSLDRSASLRRPKTAPSAFRYSSSPGPVKLSRPSTSNRRQTPMLNCEDVEMKLRPRIQECWRHIQRRCREADTERTGEIDAGTFLEILQSLRIELSPTEFEQLAVKYDIKNTGRLSYPDFLRHFVLMFGHQVNPSTYRLKLQLPRTPMSPGPLSGQCAEAMLRISKPVQLFWRQMRQKFIAFDRDRTGKISLQDFRKVLRQFSVNLSEEEFFHLTSFFDKNITGKISYNDFLRIFLK from the exons atgcgtCCGAGTTCAGCTGTGGAAGGCTGGGCTTGTAAG GTGCATTCCGGGAGGTCAGCACAGGCACGTACAAGCTCAGCCCATATGGATCTGAGGCCCATAACACAAGGACTTGAAATCATCCCTAGGGCTAAAAGTGCCTCACGGACAATCACCAGAGATTTCTCAAGAAGGAACTCTCTAAAATCTGACTCTG CCTCCTCTGTGCAGTCAGTGGCAGATGAAAATCTTTCTTTGGTGGATATTGAAGATCTTCTGTCTGAGAGAGTCAAGGACAAGAAAGATGACCTGAAGGCCGCTTTTGAAGCGTTCGACCAGGAAGGCAACAAGATTGTCACCAAAGGGGAATTCAGACGTGTGATTGAGGGGTTTCTTGTTCCGCTAACCGAGTCTCAGTTTGAGGGACTGTTGGCAAAG CTTGAAATAAGAGCGAACAGAACAATTCCCTACATGGAGTTTCTTGGAAAATATTGCAAGGTCTCATCTGCCATGAACAG AATTCCATACATGAGTACATGTTACAGAAACTTGTCGCTTGGAGATCTGCAGTGCCATTTGAAAGAGAAG ATTGGTGGCAATTTGAAAAACATCACCAGGGCTTTTCGTCTGTTTGACTACAACTGTGATGGGCAGATACAGCAGCATGAGCTACGTAAAGTGTTAGAGGGTTACTGCTTTCCCATGAGTCAACAGGAATTCCACAG ATTATGGTCATACTACAGCCCCAATAATGCTGACACAATATCTTACAAGGAGTTTCTTGAAAAGCTTGGTGTTGATTGTGAAAACTATACAAAGATTGCTCCAGATTCTATAAAACTGG CACTGAACTGGGATGCTGTCAGTCTGGCCACAAGACCAAAGAGTAAAACTAGTTTAAGACCATTTTCAGGCAAGCCCAAAGACACCTTGGATGAAATTCAGACCAAGTTTTTGAGCAAA ATGAAGAAAAATCACAACCTTGTTGAAAAAGCTTTGCAAGCGTTTGACCTCACAGACAGTGGGCTTGTATCTCTCGAGGATCTCAGGTCTATCTTCAGTAATTTTTTCTTCCCTATGGATGACAGCACATTCAGTGGTTTATTGAACAG ATTTGGCGTGAGCACCACAGAACCTCTGAAATGGAGAAGGTTTCTTGGGTTGTTCAAAGATGACAAGCAAACTATAGCAACACA GAAAGATTCTACTGCAGAAACTGTAAATGTGCACAGCGTTGAAGCCATTTTACCAAGACTGCATCAACAAATACTTGATAAGGAGCTCTGTTTGATGGAAACATTTCTGAATGTTGATAAA AACAGAACTGGTTTCATCAGTAGGGACGAACTCCGTTGGGCTTTGGAGAACATCAGCATCAATGTCACAGATGACCAATTTCAAGTTCTTGCTGACCACATGGATGCAGAACATGTGGATGTTATCAATTACCAGCAATTCCTGGACTTCCTACATCAACAAAGACCAAACATG CATACAACGAAACCCAATGAAAAGAGCTCAGCGCCAATAAACACTTCCACACCAACACAGAATACA GTAGAAGAAATTCTTAAGGAGAAGCTTGCTGAGAATTGTAACATGCTGATCGAATCTATCGCCATCGTGACCCAAAACCAAAGTGACATCATCCCTCCAGAAGAGTTGAGGAGACTGATCCAAGAATATGGAGTACCGCTCTCTGAACATCACTTCAGGAG GCTCTGTGAACCATGTTTGGAGGCTGGAGGTGTGAACTACAAGTTGTTCTTAAAGAATTTAGGTATTCCAGAATGTAGAGCAGACAGCATCAACATGAGTCTCTGTAAAGTTGAAAg TGAAAACCAGGCGCACAAGGCTCAAATCTTCAACATGAAAACACAAGCAGTCCAGGACGTTGTTTTGAGAAAACTCAAAGACAGGCTTCAGAGACGAGGATTGACCCTTCAGGACTGTCTGATGTCCACCAGGAAAAACTCAGCTGCAGTGCTCTCTCTCAGAGATTTCTGTAAA ATTCTGGACGACTGTGGAATCTTCTTGGAAGGGCCTCAGTTTCAGATGCTCATCGAGTCTCTAGGTTTTAACTGTGGACAGATTTCTGTGGCTGATTTTGTGACCAGCTATGAAG AAACAACATCAGACAAAAATGAGGAACCTGATAGACAGATAGAAGTTGAAGAAGTTACCAACATTTTATCTGCTGAGGATTGCTTCAGTCAACTTAATAAGAAGATCAAGGAATACCATGGG GATGTTCTGACTGCTTTTCGTCTTATGGATAACAACCGTGATGGCGTAGTGAATCGGAATGACTTCAGGGCTCTGTTTGACAGCTTGATGTTTGTGACCAAACAAAGTGAGTATCAGAGATTGCTCGACCTGTTAGGCCTTACACCAGGCGCCACCCTTAACTACGCCGAGTTCTGCGACAAAGTCCAGTCTGGTGGAAAGATGAGACTACATCAACACAACATCTT GCGCGATGGGTGGCTTGGAAATGCATGTGACCAAGTACACGACCACCTTGCAGCCATTGCACATAAAGGATCTGTAGAGTTCTTAAAG CTCTTTAGTCATCCGGGTGAAGACGGTGAAAGACTCACGACCAGGAATGATCTGAAACAACTtctttttaaatactgtttacCCATCACACCAGATGAGTTTGATAAACTATGGAGCAG GTATGATGAAGAGGGAAAAGGCTTTCTTACTCAAGAAGAGTTTCTAAGAAAGCTCAAAGTCAAACCAGAGGAAGATTGTCAGTCAGACACACATGAACAGTCCACAAATAAGGTAGTTTCCATGACAACACCTGACCCAGAAGTCAACCTGCAGAACCTCAG GAAGTGGATCAGAAGTGACTTGGAGAAAGTTAGTGATAGCCTTGTGGTTCTGGATAAAAACAGGGATGGTCATGTGACCATAAGGGACCTGCTGTCACTACTACAGAGACATGGTTTTCAGCTAAAGGAAACAGAGCTCAAAGATCTACTGAACCT TCTTGGGTTTGACGTCCATCACAAGACGCTGCCGTATCTTGATTTTCTGAAGCGTGTCACTGGATTTCCATTCTCCAATGAGACAGAAGATCAGTTTTTTCCAGAAAGAGTGGAGAATGTAGAGGAGCTAAGCCCAGAAAAAACCATACAGCGAGTTAAAGAGGTGGTAACTGCTTCATCAGACATTCTTTACAAG GCTTTCGCTGCTTTTGATAAAACTAGAGATGGTATGCTTCCTCAAGTCGAGTTTCGGCAAGTGTTGAATCATTTCTGCGTGCGTCTCTCGGATATGCAGTTCCGAAAGTTACTGTGCAAACTGGGTTTGAGTGAAGGGGAGGAGATTTTGGTTGACTGGAGAGAATTTCTGGAAGTCTTTAACCTCCATAAACAAGAG ACAGCAGATGAATGGCTCAAGAAAATCCAGAAGATGCGATTTCCGAATCAGACCCGCCCATTACTGATCAACGACGTTTTGAGGAGAATACAAGAGGTTGTGTCGGCCCGTCTCCAAACCATCACGGGGGAGATGATGGACCTCGACTACGCCAATATAAACACAATCTCAAAAAAGGACTTTAAGAGCATTTGTGATCACCACTTCATGAGGCTAACAGACGATCAG TTTCAAAACCTATGGAAAGTGCTACCAGTTAACAACTTTGGAAATCTGGAATATCGAGAATTCCTGAAGAAGTTCAGTGgagaacaaaaacacattgaaaaagCTGGTAGATCTTTACCAGGTTCTGCAAGACCATCGCTGGATAGATCAGCATCCCTCCGACGGCCCAAGACAGCACCCTCCGCATTCCGATACTCTTCA TCACCAGGCCCAGTGAAGCTTAGTAGGCCCTCCACGTCAAACAGAAGACAGACGCCAATGCTGAACTGTGAAGATGTAGAGATGAAGCTGCGCCCCAGAATCCAAGAATGTTGGAGGCACATCCAGAGGAGGTGCAGGGAAGCGGACACCGAGAGGACTGGGGAGATAGATGCGGGGACCTTCTTGG AGATACTCCAGAGCCTTCGCATTGAGCTGAGTCCAACTGAGTTTGAGCAGCTGGCTGTCAAATATGACATCAAAAACACTGGACGTCTCTCGTATCCTGACTTCCTGCGGCACTTTGTGCTCATGTTCGGTCATCAGGTCAACCCTTCAACCTATAGACTCAAACTGCAGCTACCCAGGACACCG ATGAGCCCTGGACCACTAAGTGGCCAGTGTGCTGAAGCCATGCTGAGAATTTCTAAGCCCGTACAGCTATTCTGGAGGCAGATGAGGCAAAAATTCATCGCCTTTGACAGAGACCGCACTGGAAAGATCTCTCTTCAAGACTTCAGGAAG GTTCTGAGACAGTTCAGCGTGAATCTGTCTGAGGAAGAGTTTTTTCATTTGACATCTTTTTTCGACAAGAATATCACAGGGAAGATTTCCTACAATGATTTTCTACGCATTTTCCTAAAATAA